A DNA window from Xyrauchen texanus isolate HMW12.3.18 chromosome 6, RBS_HiC_50CHRs, whole genome shotgun sequence contains the following coding sequences:
- the tmem275a gene encoding transmembrane protein 275, with amino-acid sequence MVCSEQSSGTSVPKKETQSRKKRKSRPQGLPSPALCCACGLCIMLAGINITLVGAFAFSTLVPSSNPPIIIGPILLLVAFSFFGACCICSRLPPPQSSRRSKGGGGLGFMGRGAGGLGGGAAFEIETSEHTMQDTTAVQLSPTNSPCSSHASSPESEALANATNATVPAPEYVPPRACKLFTMESNGPNSALAAFSASTGGGGAVRLTLPSDCAAT; translated from the coding sequence ATGGTTTGCAGCGAGCAGAGTTCTGGCACATCAGTGCCCAAAAAGGAGACCCAGAGCCGCAAGAAGAGGAAATCCCGTCCTCAGGGTCTGCCCTCTCCAGCCCTGTGTTGTGCATGTGGATTGTGCATTATGTTGGCAGGCATCAACATCACTTTGGTGGGTGCTTTCGCCTTTAGCACACTTGTGCCCTCCAGCAATCCTCCAATCATCATTGGACCTATACTTCTACTGGTGGCGTTCTCCTTCTTCGGAGCCTGTTGCATCTGCAGTCGGTTGCCTCCTCCTCAAAGCTCTCGCCGGTCCAAGGGAGGTGGTGGTTTGGGCTTCATGGGTCGAGGAGCAGGTGGGTTGGGTGGAGGTGCAGCATTTGAGATTGAAACCAGTGAGCATACGATGCAGGACACCACAGCGGTGCAGCTCAGCCCCACCAACTCACCCTGCTCCTCTCACGCCTCCAGTCCAGAGAGCGAGGCTCTGGCCAATGCCACCAATGCGACCGTTCCTGCCCCAGAGTACGTCCCACCACGAGCCTGCAAGCTCTTCACTATGGAGTCCAATGGACCCAATTCAGCTTTGGCAGCCTTTTCGGCTTCTACAGGGGGCGGAGGGGCGGTCCGACTCACTTTGCCCTCAGACTGTGCCGCCACTTAA